The following are from one region of the Arachis duranensis cultivar V14167 chromosome 10, aradu.V14167.gnm2.J7QH, whole genome shotgun sequence genome:
- the LOC107469752 gene encoding uncharacterized protein LOC107469752 encodes MARMEAMLANLCKEVEDIKKFKEEERGNISIRGAVLKNLESQVGHLSQQISKSTDSFSSDSLGVFMVRDTEKNPIGGTQKVTWEECKAISLASEEVWKDEVSKPTAPNQRVSEGRKEEIEQKTDVAQEKESKEEKTLQPYVPQAPFPQRLREGEKERSYSRFLDMFASLSVNIPYLKILKQMPACIKWMKELLAKKSNLKGGQTVVMNKECSALIQKDVLMKKKDPGSFHIPCIIGEAKIDRGFCDLGASMNLIPLSLMKKLQINEVKSTDVIIQLADKTHKQGEGIVENVLVKVGNYFPPTNFVILDMEESYLHPIILGRPFLATGRALIDVEQGELILRVHDEQLTFHSFKPVHESEQESKKSKE; translated from the exons ATGGCTAGGATGGAGGCTATGCTTGCAAACCTTTGTAAAGAAGTTGAAGACATAAAGAAattcaaggaagaagagagagggaacATAAGCATCAGAGGAGCGGTTCTTAAGAATCTCGAGTCACAGGTGGGACACTTATCTCAACAAATTTCGAAATCCACTGATAGTTTTTCAAGTGACAGTCTAGGGGTGTTCATGGTTCG TGACACTGAGAAGAATCCAATAGGAGGAACACAAAAGGTGACATGGGAAGAATGTAAGGCAATAAGCTTAGCAAGTGAGGAGGTTTGGAAAGATGAAGTTAGCAAACCTACAGCACCTAATCAAAGAGTCTCAGAAGGAAGGAAAGAAGAGATTGAGCAAAAGACTGATGTTGCCCAAGAGAAAGAATCAAAAGAGGAAAAAACCCTACAACCATATGTGCCACAAGCACCGTTTCCTCAGAGACTCAGGGAAGGTGAGAAAGAAAGATCATATTCAAGATTCTTagatatgtttgcatctcttaGTGTCAACATTCCCTATCTCAAAATCCTCAAACAGATGCCTGCTTGTATTAAGTGGATGAAGGAACTACTAGCTAAGAAGAGCAACCTGAAGGGTGGCCAAACAGTGGTGATGAACAAGGAATGCAGTGCTCTCATCCAGAAGGATGTACTCATGAAGAAaaaagatccaggaagctttcaTATTCCCTGTATCATAGGAGAAGcaaaaattgacagaggatTTTGTGATCTAGGAGCCAGCATGAATTTGATACCTCTATCTCTTATGAAGAAGTTACAAATCAACGAGGTGAAATCCACTGATGTAATCATACAATTAGCTGATAAAACTCATAAGCAGGGTGAAGGAATAGTGGAAAATGTGTTGGTGAAAGTGGGAAACTACTTTCCCCCCACAAATTTTGTTATTCTGGACATGGAGGAAAGCTACCTCCATCCAATTATTCTGGGGAGACCATTTTTAGCTACTGGTCGAGCACTCATTGATGTTGAACAAGGAGAGTTGATACTGAGAGtacatgatgagcagctcaCTTTCCATTCCTTCAAGCCCGTGCATGAATCTGAGCAAGAGAGCAAGAAATCAAAGGAATAA